The Streptococcus pluranimalium genome contains a region encoding:
- the hslO gene encoding Hsp33 family molecular chaperone HslO, translating to MDKLIKSISESGAFRAYVLDSTETVKQAQVNHDTLSSSTVALGRTLIANQILAANQKGDSKVTVKVIGNSSFGHIISVADTKGNVKGYIQNTGVDIKKTATGEVLVGPFMGAGQFVVIVDYGTGNPYTSTTPIVSGEIGEDLAFYLTESEQTPSAVGLNVLLDENDQVKVAGGFMLQVLPGASEEEISRYEKRIQNMPAISTLLESEDHIDALLSAIYGDEPYKRLSEETIGFNCDCSRHRFESALATLPMADLEDMKDKDQGAEIVCQFCGTKYQFNQNDLEAIIRDKA from the coding sequence ATGGATAAATTAATCAAATCAATTTCAGAGTCAGGTGCCTTCAGGGCTTATGTCCTCGACAGCACTGAGACTGTTAAACAAGCACAAGTCAATCACGACACCCTATCATCATCAACCGTTGCCCTCGGCCGTACCCTCATTGCCAACCAAATCCTCGCTGCCAACCAAAAAGGAGACAGCAAAGTCACTGTCAAAGTCATTGGTAACAGCTCTTTTGGTCACATTATTTCCGTTGCAGATACCAAAGGAAACGTCAAAGGCTACATCCAAAATACCGGCGTTGACATCAAGAAAACAGCAACTGGAGAAGTCCTCGTTGGACCTTTCATGGGCGCTGGGCAATTTGTTGTCATCGTTGATTATGGTACTGGCAATCCCTACACGTCAACAACCCCTATCGTTTCGGGAGAAATCGGTGAAGACCTCGCCTTCTACCTAACAGAAAGCGAGCAAACACCTTCTGCTGTTGGTCTCAATGTCCTCCTAGATGAGAACGACCAGGTTAAAGTAGCTGGAGGTTTCATGCTACAGGTCCTTCCAGGTGCGTCTGAGGAAGAAATCAGCCGCTACGAGAAGCGTATCCAAAACATGCCAGCCATCTCAACGCTCTTAGAGTCAGAAGACCACATTGATGCTCTGCTATCAGCTATTTATGGCGATGAGCCTTATAAACGTCTATCAGAAGAAACCATCGGTTTCAACTGCGACTGCTCACGCCATCGTTTCGAATCAGCCCTCGCCACATTACCAATGGCTGATTTAGAGGACATGAAAGACAAAGACCAAGGTGCCGAAATCGTTTGTCAATTCTGCGGCACAAAATACCAATTTAATCAAAACGATTTGGAGGCTATTATCCGTGACAAAGCTTAA
- a CDS encoding toxic anion resistance protein, with the protein MAEFNFDIDKIANSAVAKTDKTTEIIASEPESSTGQIAFLEKLSPEQKSAIEAKAPALVDAFVDDQNYLLDFGTSAVEEVNKTVNHILSEQKKLEIPQVDDLLAATNRELNGFISKYKDVKPAELEKKPNFIEKIFNKSKSSLQEFYFDSKNIEQKMDSMAATVVKHEETLARNIVSAEMLIEDNTESIENLVGVIAFLEATQNEGAKRAGELQKQVALLDNADPEFHAKSEELARMTEVINTLEQQHTEYMSRLYVAWTTTPQMRNLVKVSSDMRQKLGMLRRNTIPTMKLSIAQLGMLQQSVKSGATADAIVNANNAALEMLAQTSKEAIPALERSAQSPTMSIESVTALAESLVEQNNGIIVAIDNGRKQRAQLETAIVKSAETINDSVKLRDQKIVQALLNEGKEVQKDVEAEETSQKD; encoded by the coding sequence ATGGCTGAATTTAATTTTGATATTGATAAAATTGCAAATAGTGCTGTCGCTAAAACAGACAAAACCACTGAAATCATCGCTTCTGAACCTGAAAGTTCAACTGGGCAAATTGCCTTTTTAGAGAAATTATCGCCAGAGCAAAAATCAGCTATCGAAGCCAAAGCTCCTGCCCTTGTTGATGCCTTTGTCGATGACCAGAATTATCTCTTGGATTTTGGTACTTCAGCTGTTGAGGAAGTTAACAAAACTGTTAATCACATCCTCTCCGAACAGAAAAAACTAGAAATTCCACAAGTCGATGATCTACTAGCTGCAACCAACCGTGAACTAAACGGCTTCATTTCTAAGTACAAGGATGTCAAACCAGCAGAGTTGGAGAAAAAGCCAAACTTTATCGAAAAAATCTTCAACAAAAGCAAATCCAGCTTACAAGAATTCTACTTCGACTCTAAAAATATCGAACAAAAAATGGATAGTATGGCTGCTACCGTCGTCAAACACGAAGAAACCTTGGCGCGAAATATCGTATCCGCAGAAATGCTGATTGAAGACAACACCGAATCCATCGAAAACTTGGTCGGTGTCATTGCCTTCCTCGAAGCCACACAAAATGAAGGGGCAAAACGCGCCGGAGAACTACAAAAACAAGTGGCACTCTTGGATAATGCTGACCCAGAATTCCACGCTAAATCCGAAGAATTAGCCCGCATGACCGAAGTCATCAACACCTTGGAACAACAACATACCGAGTACATGAGCCGCCTCTACGTGGCTTGGACGACCACGCCACAGATGCGTAATCTCGTCAAAGTGTCATCAGATATGCGCCAAAAACTCGGCATGCTCCGTCGCAACACAATCCCAACCATGAAGCTATCAATCGCTCAATTAGGAATGCTGCAACAGTCTGTCAAATCCGGTGCAACAGCAGATGCTATCGTTAATGCTAACAACGCCGCTCTTGAAATGTTAGCACAAACAAGTAAAGAAGCTATTCCAGCTCTTGAGCGCTCTGCCCAAAGCCCAACCATGTCTATCGAATCTGTTACGGCACTCGCTGAAAGTCTTGTTGAACAAAATAACGGCATCATCGTTGCTATCGACAACGGACGTAAACAACGTGCTCAACTAGAAACAGCCATCGTCAAATCAGCTGAAACCATCAACGATTCCGTCAAACTCCGTGACCAAAAAATTGTTCAAGCCCTCCTAAACGAAGGCAAGGAAGTCCAAAAAGACGTGGAAGCTGAAGAAACAAGTCAAAAAGATTAA